In one window of Vespa crabro chromosome 6, iyVesCrab1.2, whole genome shotgun sequence DNA:
- the LOC124424713 gene encoding retinal guanylyl cyclase 2 isoform X5, with product MAGSYLYQWWWIPIVILSRCCLLLTTDSNLPYLSQYPEEEYSEFHPIDDEVVVFLHEQCNEEVNLTDIQSQLQHWSMNLSINILPRSLTCETRSWGFGALLYSLSQPTTKALIAALDSSSCEFVSKLAHTWNKPLFTWTCPLKNLEDRRLSSIVRLSPALPSLAQALVEMFLHLQWRSAAIIGTVTCFFSTDEEPWSSLDRVVVDALRTIGIVPRYHAILPQRATWNQVRRTLKSLHYISRRATVLCLPLNDDSTNRILTELDVSRDSSMLTSMILMIHTEDNDLFLPQIVPTASPLETPISLSFTSTQSSNFSPSDLPRTYTIVDQRTDEGSAKMNPSQRYVPSQNLSGTTLDNLLILMPLDQRYDIQEMLNGTEYYTQPTLIERLNESLGIMMHDNGTINSYNNKIYTYVVMDWRVDKWEPIMMISEEKEGLTVKRLTTNAPAFFTVENIDFIPCDADNDCTNGLLEVSVHATHIVAAILGSLFFAFLLVFLAIFIRKQLLKNRISEGPYKIILTASDFVFPQTNHTDSKTVDKGVETMLCCWLQPLQEFGGPKVEKPDLLQVGTVGSHRPYLQTSTGNLARQTFFKVRRAMYNGDLVQLKELSCQGTFELKNKTMGVLVTIHGLRHENLNPLIGCLNEPTRPCLVSEYCSRGSLEDVLVQDEIKLDWSFRLSLLTDLVRGMRYLHGTPIRVHGYLTSRNCVIDARWVLKITDYGLPAFYEAQNMSSPSKLFRDLLWTAPELLRDVNLRKKGTQPGDVYSFGIIMQEVIVRGEPFCMLALSPEDIIEKVMSPPPLIRPSVSKGAAPPEAINIMRQCWAESPDMRPDFNCVHDLFKKLNYGRKVNFIDTMFQLLEKYSNNLEELIRERTEQLDMEKKKTEQLLNRMLPNSVAEKLKLGIPVDPEEFREVTIYFSDIVGFTTISAHSTPFQVVDLLNDLYTCFDATINAYAVYKVETIGDAYMVVGGCPVRIPDHATQVATMALDLLHQSGRFKIRHLPQMQLKLRIGLHTGPCCAGVVGLTMPRYCLFGDTVNTASRMESTGAPWRIHISQATKDRLTQAGGYNIEYRGTTDVKGKGKMPTYWLLGKEGFDKKLPTPPPFGFLIIYLLPCYQKRGSWIG from the exons ATGGCTGGAAGTTATCTGTACCAGTGGTGGTGGATCCCAATTGTGATCCTATCTAGATGCTGTCTACTTCTTACTACCGATAGTAACCTACCTTACTTATCGCAATATCCGGAAGAAGAGTATTCGGAATTCCACCCAATTGATGACGAAGTAGTGGTGTTCCTTCACGAACAATGCAACGAGGAGGTCAATTTAACCGATATTCAAAGTCAGTTACAGCATTGGAGCATGAACCTTTCCATCAATATATTACCGAGATCTT TGACCTGTGAAACGCGGTCCTGGGGTTTCGGCGCTTTGCTATATTCTCTCAGCCAACCTACAACGAAGGCTTTGATAGCCGCACTCGATAGCTCGAGTTGTGAGTTCGTTTCAAAATTGGCCCATACTTGGAACAAGCCTCTATTCACGTGGACTTGTCCTTTG aaaaacttGGAAGATCGAAGATTATCGAGCATAGTGAGACTTTCTCCGGCTTTACCATCTCTTGCTCAGGCTTTGGTAGAAATGTTTCTTCACTTGCAATGGAGATCCGCAGCGATTATTGGCACGG TAACGTGCTTCTTTTCAACAGACGAGGAACCATGGTCGAGTCTAGATCGGGTCGTTGTTGATGCTCTTCGAACTATCGGGATTGTACCACGATATCACGCAATATTACCGCAACGCGCTACATGGAATCAAGTTCGAAGGACGTTGAAATCTCTGCATTATATATCTCGCAGAG cTACGGTGCTTTGCTTGCCCCTGAACGACGATTCAACGAATCGTATTTTGACCGAGCTGGATGTATCACGGGATTCGAGCATGTTGACTTCCATGATTCTGATGATCCACACAGAAGATAATGATCTGTTTCTTCCGCAGATTGTGCCTACGGCATCGCCACTTGAGACGCCAATTTCACTTTCGTTTACAAGTACTCAGTCTTCCAACTTTTCTCCTTCAGACCTTCCCCGAACTTATACGATCGTAGATCAAAGAACGGATGAGGGAAGTGCGAAAATGAATCCATCTCAACGATATGTACCCTCACAAAATCTCAGTGGTACCACGTTAGACAATCTGCTTATATTAATGCCACTCGATCAAAG ATACGATATTCAAGAGATGTTAAATGGCACAGAGTATTACACGCAACCGACATTAATCGAACGTTTAAACGAATCACTCGGCATTATGATGCACGATAATGGTACTataaattcttataataataaaatttacactTATGTTGTAATGGATTGGCGTGTCGATAAGTGGGAACCTATTATGATGATATctgaagagaaggaaggtTTAACAGTAAAAAGATTAACTACCAACGCTCCCGCCTTTTTCACAgtagaaaatatcgattttattcctTGCGATGCTGATAATGATTGCACaa ATGGTCTATTGGAGGTATCCGTCCATGCTACACATATCGTAGCTGCCATTTTGGGATCTTTATTCTTCGcttttcttcttgtcttcCTAGCAATATTTATCCG AAAACAACTACTCAAAAATAGAATATCAGAAGGCCCCTATAAGATTATTCTAACGGCATCCGATTTCGTCTTTCCGCAGACTAATCACACGGATTCAAAAACG GTTGATAAGGGGGTCGAAACAATGCTATGCTGCTGGTTGCAGCCGTTGCAGGAGTTTGGTGGACCAAAAGTTGAGAAACCTGATTTGCTTCAAGTAGGCACCGTCGGTTCCCACAGGCCCTATCTACAAACTAGTACGGGAAATTTAGCGAGACAAACTTTCTTCAAGGTCCGACGTGCtatgtataat gGTGATTTGGTTCAACTGAAGGAATTATCCTGTCAAGGTACATTCGAATTGAAGAATAAAACAATGGGCGTTTTAgttacg ATTCATGGCCTACGTCACGAAAACCTCAATCCCCTTATTGGATGCCTGAATGAACCGACAAGACCATGCCTTGTATCGGAATATTGTTCAAGAGGATCGTTAGAAGATGTACTGGTTCAAGACGAGATCAAACTTGATTGGTCATTTAGATTGTCTTTACTTACGGACTTAGTGCgg GGTATGAGATATCTTCACGGTACACCGATTAGGGTTCACGGTTACCTTACATCACGGAACTGTGTAATCGATGCACGTTGGGTCCTTAAGATTACTGATTATGGCCTTCCAGCATTTTACGAAGCTCAAAACATGTCATCACCTTCAAAATTATTTCGCG ATCTTTTGTGGACAGCACCAGAATTACTTAGAGATGTGAATCTTCGAAAGAAAGGTACTCAACCAGGTGATGTTTATAGTTTTGGTATCATCATGCAAGAGGTCATTGTACGCGGCGAACCATTTTGTATGTTAGCTTTATCTCCCGAAG ATATAATAGAGAAAGTGATGAGTCCACCACCATTGATTAGGCCATCCGTTAGTAAAGGTGCAGCACCACCAGAAGCTATTAATATAATGCGACAATGTTGGGCCGAATCTCCGGACATGAGACCTGATTTTAACTGTGTCCATGATTTATTCAAGAAACTAAATTATGGCAG gaaagtaaatttcattgatactATGTTCCAATTGTTGGAAAAGTATTCAAATAATTTGGAAGAATTGATACGTGAACGTACGGAACAACTCgatatggagaaaaaaaagacggaaCAGCTGTTAAATCGGATGTTACCAAA CTCGGTGgcggaaaaattgaaattgggCATCCCCGTTGACCCTGAAGAATTTCGCGAAGTCACCATCTACTTTTCGGATATTGTAGGTTTCACGACAATCTCCGCTCATTCAACACCTTTTCAAGTAGTAGATTTACTTAACGACCTGTATACGTGTTTTGATGCAACCATTAATGCATATGCTGTTTATAAG GTGGAAACCATAGGAGATGCTTATATGGTAGTTGGAGGATGTCCAGTTAGAATTCCTGATCATGCCACTCAAGTGGCTACCATGGCACTTGATTTGTTACATCAAAGTGGAAGATTTAAAATAAGGCATCTGCCACAGatgcaattaaaattaagaatCGGTCTTCATACCG GTCCTTGCTGCGCTGGAGTTGTCGGTTTAACAATGCCACGTTATTGCTTATTCGGTGATACTGTAAATACTGCATCGAGAATGGAATCAACGGGTGCACCATGGCGTATACACATTAGTCAAGCAACGAAAGATCGATTAACGCAAGCTGGCggatataatatcgaatatcgtGGTACTACAGATgttaaaggaaaaggaaaaatgccAACTTATTGGTTACTGGGGAAGGAAGGCTTTGACAAGAAACTGCCAACACCTCCACCTTTCGg TTTTCTGATAATTTATCTACTTCCATGCTATCAAAAGAGAGGATCATGG ATTGGATGA
- the LOC124424713 gene encoding retinal guanylyl cyclase 2 isoform X3, protein MAGSYLYQWWWIPIVILSRCCLLLTTDSNLPYLSQYPEEEYSEFHPIDDEVVVFLHEQCNEEVNLTDIQSQLQHWSMNLSINILPRSLTCETRSWGFGALLYSLSQPTTKALIAALDSSSCEFVSKLAHTWNKPLFTWTCPLKNLEDRRLSSIVRLSPALPSLAQALVEMFLHLQWRSAAIIGTVTCFFSTDEEPWSSLDRVVVDALRTIGIVPRYHAILPQRATWNQVRRTLKSLHYISRRATVLCLPLNDDSTNRILTELDVSRDSSMLTSMILMIHTEDNDLFLPQIVPTASPLETPISLSFTSTQSSNFSPSDLPRTYTIVDQRTDEGSAKMNPSQRYVPSQNLSGTTLDNLLILMPLDQRYDIQEMLNGTEYYTQPTLIERLNESLGIMMHDNGTINSYNNKIYTYVVMDWRVDKWEPIMMISEEKEGLTVKRLTTNAPAFFTVENIDFIPCDADNDCTNGLLEVSVHATHIVAAILGSLFFAFLLVFLAIFIRKQLLKNRISEGPYKIILTASDFVFPQTNHTDSKTVDKGVETMLCCWLQPLQEFGGPKVEKPDLLQVGTVGSHRPYLQTSTGNLARQTFFKGDLVQLKELSCQGTFELKNKTMGVLVTIHGLRHENLNPLIGCLNEPTRPCLVSEYCSRGSLEDVLVQDEIKLDWSFRLSLLTDLVRGMRYLHGTPIRVHGYLTSRNCVIDARWVLKITDYGLPAFYEAQNMSSPSKLFRDLLWTAPELLRDVNLRKKGTQPGDVYSFGIIMQEVIVRGEPFCMLALSPEDIIEKVMSPPPLIRPSVSKGAAPPEAINIMRQCWAESPDMRPDFNCVHDLFKKLNYGRKVNFIDTMFQLLEKYSNNLEELIRERTEQLDMEKKKTEQLLNRMLPNSVAEKLKLGIPVDPEEFREVTIYFSDIVGFTTISAHSTPFQVVDLLNDLYTCFDATINAYAVYKVETIGDAYMVVGGCPVRIPDHATQVATMALDLLHQSGRFKIRHLPQMQLKLRIGLHTGPCCAGVVGLTMPRYCLFGDTVNTASRMESTGAPWRIHISQATKDRLTQAGGYNIEYRGTTDVKGKGKMPTYWLLGKEGFDKKLPTPPPFGEDHGLDDSLVVKNSLNDGQAESKHLRRTLLANNRNYSIHDEEDDEDNINEKGKDNGNVKIVEGNSSNASSFETSETKKVNVSVHDEKTLEKSNSLKSTEDLFEMLKNERMNQKPAEFNDITIKKSTSSDTQISSNILAVSDTETTATILGASTTSLTSIASSVALSFRSAAASKHRRLVGGIDENDLSTPYNRYRCLSPNEHNRSSSGRLLKRQFSLDRGDEPVSIAIQEPTNQRTIQRLFKQNSAGAANDLERIEEVPSTPGHISQRFRHTASVTLSVESLTTH, encoded by the exons ATGGCTGGAAGTTATCTGTACCAGTGGTGGTGGATCCCAATTGTGATCCTATCTAGATGCTGTCTACTTCTTACTACCGATAGTAACCTACCTTACTTATCGCAATATCCGGAAGAAGAGTATTCGGAATTCCACCCAATTGATGACGAAGTAGTGGTGTTCCTTCACGAACAATGCAACGAGGAGGTCAATTTAACCGATATTCAAAGTCAGTTACAGCATTGGAGCATGAACCTTTCCATCAATATATTACCGAGATCTT TGACCTGTGAAACGCGGTCCTGGGGTTTCGGCGCTTTGCTATATTCTCTCAGCCAACCTACAACGAAGGCTTTGATAGCCGCACTCGATAGCTCGAGTTGTGAGTTCGTTTCAAAATTGGCCCATACTTGGAACAAGCCTCTATTCACGTGGACTTGTCCTTTG aaaaacttGGAAGATCGAAGATTATCGAGCATAGTGAGACTTTCTCCGGCTTTACCATCTCTTGCTCAGGCTTTGGTAGAAATGTTTCTTCACTTGCAATGGAGATCCGCAGCGATTATTGGCACGG TAACGTGCTTCTTTTCAACAGACGAGGAACCATGGTCGAGTCTAGATCGGGTCGTTGTTGATGCTCTTCGAACTATCGGGATTGTACCACGATATCACGCAATATTACCGCAACGCGCTACATGGAATCAAGTTCGAAGGACGTTGAAATCTCTGCATTATATATCTCGCAGAG cTACGGTGCTTTGCTTGCCCCTGAACGACGATTCAACGAATCGTATTTTGACCGAGCTGGATGTATCACGGGATTCGAGCATGTTGACTTCCATGATTCTGATGATCCACACAGAAGATAATGATCTGTTTCTTCCGCAGATTGTGCCTACGGCATCGCCACTTGAGACGCCAATTTCACTTTCGTTTACAAGTACTCAGTCTTCCAACTTTTCTCCTTCAGACCTTCCCCGAACTTATACGATCGTAGATCAAAGAACGGATGAGGGAAGTGCGAAAATGAATCCATCTCAACGATATGTACCCTCACAAAATCTCAGTGGTACCACGTTAGACAATCTGCTTATATTAATGCCACTCGATCAAAG ATACGATATTCAAGAGATGTTAAATGGCACAGAGTATTACACGCAACCGACATTAATCGAACGTTTAAACGAATCACTCGGCATTATGATGCACGATAATGGTACTataaattcttataataataaaatttacactTATGTTGTAATGGATTGGCGTGTCGATAAGTGGGAACCTATTATGATGATATctgaagagaaggaaggtTTAACAGTAAAAAGATTAACTACCAACGCTCCCGCCTTTTTCACAgtagaaaatatcgattttattcctTGCGATGCTGATAATGATTGCACaa ATGGTCTATTGGAGGTATCCGTCCATGCTACACATATCGTAGCTGCCATTTTGGGATCTTTATTCTTCGcttttcttcttgtcttcCTAGCAATATTTATCCG AAAACAACTACTCAAAAATAGAATATCAGAAGGCCCCTATAAGATTATTCTAACGGCATCCGATTTCGTCTTTCCGCAGACTAATCACACGGATTCAAAAACG GTTGATAAGGGGGTCGAAACAATGCTATGCTGCTGGTTGCAGCCGTTGCAGGAGTTTGGTGGACCAAAAGTTGAGAAACCTGATTTGCTTCAAGTAGGCACCGTCGGTTCCCACAGGCCCTATCTACAAACTAGTACGGGAAATTTAGCGAGACAAACTTTCTTCAAG gGTGATTTGGTTCAACTGAAGGAATTATCCTGTCAAGGTACATTCGAATTGAAGAATAAAACAATGGGCGTTTTAgttacg ATTCATGGCCTACGTCACGAAAACCTCAATCCCCTTATTGGATGCCTGAATGAACCGACAAGACCATGCCTTGTATCGGAATATTGTTCAAGAGGATCGTTAGAAGATGTACTGGTTCAAGACGAGATCAAACTTGATTGGTCATTTAGATTGTCTTTACTTACGGACTTAGTGCgg GGTATGAGATATCTTCACGGTACACCGATTAGGGTTCACGGTTACCTTACATCACGGAACTGTGTAATCGATGCACGTTGGGTCCTTAAGATTACTGATTATGGCCTTCCAGCATTTTACGAAGCTCAAAACATGTCATCACCTTCAAAATTATTTCGCG ATCTTTTGTGGACAGCACCAGAATTACTTAGAGATGTGAATCTTCGAAAGAAAGGTACTCAACCAGGTGATGTTTATAGTTTTGGTATCATCATGCAAGAGGTCATTGTACGCGGCGAACCATTTTGTATGTTAGCTTTATCTCCCGAAG ATATAATAGAGAAAGTGATGAGTCCACCACCATTGATTAGGCCATCCGTTAGTAAAGGTGCAGCACCACCAGAAGCTATTAATATAATGCGACAATGTTGGGCCGAATCTCCGGACATGAGACCTGATTTTAACTGTGTCCATGATTTATTCAAGAAACTAAATTATGGCAG gaaagtaaatttcattgatactATGTTCCAATTGTTGGAAAAGTATTCAAATAATTTGGAAGAATTGATACGTGAACGTACGGAACAACTCgatatggagaaaaaaaagacggaaCAGCTGTTAAATCGGATGTTACCAAA CTCGGTGgcggaaaaattgaaattgggCATCCCCGTTGACCCTGAAGAATTTCGCGAAGTCACCATCTACTTTTCGGATATTGTAGGTTTCACGACAATCTCCGCTCATTCAACACCTTTTCAAGTAGTAGATTTACTTAACGACCTGTATACGTGTTTTGATGCAACCATTAATGCATATGCTGTTTATAAG GTGGAAACCATAGGAGATGCTTATATGGTAGTTGGAGGATGTCCAGTTAGAATTCCTGATCATGCCACTCAAGTGGCTACCATGGCACTTGATTTGTTACATCAAAGTGGAAGATTTAAAATAAGGCATCTGCCACAGatgcaattaaaattaagaatCGGTCTTCATACCG GTCCTTGCTGCGCTGGAGTTGTCGGTTTAACAATGCCACGTTATTGCTTATTCGGTGATACTGTAAATACTGCATCGAGAATGGAATCAACGGGTGCACCATGGCGTATACACATTAGTCAAGCAACGAAAGATCGATTAACGCAAGCTGGCggatataatatcgaatatcgtGGTACTACAGATgttaaaggaaaaggaaaaatgccAACTTATTGGTTACTGGGGAAGGAAGGCTTTGACAAGAAACTGCCAACACCTCCACCTTTCGg AGAGGATCATGG ATTGGATGACAGTCTAGTAGTAAAGAACTCATTGAACGATGGGCAAGCAGAATCAAAACATCTACGACGCACATTACTcgcaaataatagaaattatagcATACacgatgaagaagatgatgaagacaATATcaatgagaaaggaaaagacaatGGTAATGTGAAAATTGTTGAAGGGAATTCTTCGAACGCCTCTTCATTTGAAACGTcagaaacaaagaaagttAATGTATCTGTACATGATGAAAAAACACTTGAAAAGagtaattcattaaaatcaaCGGAGGATCTATTTGAAATGTTGAAAAATGAACGTATGAATCAAAAACCGGCTGAATTTAATGATATAACTATTAAGAAAAGTACATCCAGTGATACACAAATTTCAAGTAATATATTAGCAGTATCCGATACAGAAACAACTGCGACAATCTTAGGCGCTTCAACTACTTCTTTGACATCAATTGCTAGCTCTGTTGCTTTATCTTTTCGATCAGCTGCAGCGAGTAAACATAGAAGGCTCGTCGGTGGTATCGATGAGAACGATCTTAGTACACCATATAATCGCTACAGATGTCTTTCTCCTAACGAACACA aCAGAAGTTCTAGTGGTCGGTTGTTGAAAAGGCAATTTAGTTTAGACAGAGGTGACGAGCCTGTATCTATTGCCATTCAAGAGCCAACAAATCAGAGAACAATTCAACgactttttaaacaaaatagtGCAGGAGCAGCAAATGATTTAGAAAGGATCGAGGAAGTACCATCTACTCCTGGACATATTTCACAAAGATTTCGTCACACAGCATCGGTTACACTATCTGTTGAATCTTTAACGACCCATTAA
- the LOC124424713 gene encoding retinal guanylyl cyclase 2 isoform X4, with translation MENSLLFYQIAPTVLCLPLNDDSTNRILTELDVSRDSSMLTSMILMIHTEDNDLFLPQIVPTASPLETPISLSFTSTQSSNFSPSDLPRTYTIVDQRTDEGSAKMNPSQRYVPSQNLSGTTLDNLLILMPLDQRYDIQEMLNGTEYYTQPTLIERLNESLGIMMHDNGTINSYNNKIYTYVVMDWRVDKWEPIMMISEEKEGLTVKRLTTNAPAFFTVENIDFIPCDADNDCTNGLLEVSVHATHIVAAILGSLFFAFLLVFLAIFIRKQLLKNRISEGPYKIILTASDFVFPQTNHTDSKTVDKGVETMLCCWLQPLQEFGGPKVEKPDLLQVGTVGSHRPYLQTSTGNLARQTFFKVRRAMYNGDLVQLKELSCQGTFELKNKTMGVLVTIHGLRHENLNPLIGCLNEPTRPCLVSEYCSRGSLEDVLVQDEIKLDWSFRLSLLTDLVRGMRYLHGTPIRVHGYLTSRNCVIDARWVLKITDYGLPAFYEAQNMSSPSKLFRDLLWTAPELLRDVNLRKKGTQPGDVYSFGIIMQEVIVRGEPFCMLALSPEDIIEKVMSPPPLIRPSVSKGAAPPEAINIMRQCWAESPDMRPDFNCVHDLFKKLNYGRKVNFIDTMFQLLEKYSNNLEELIRERTEQLDMEKKKTEQLLNRMLPNSVAEKLKLGIPVDPEEFREVTIYFSDIVGFTTISAHSTPFQVVDLLNDLYTCFDATINAYAVYKVETIGDAYMVVGGCPVRIPDHATQVATMALDLLHQSGRFKIRHLPQMQLKLRIGLHTGPCCAGVVGLTMPRYCLFGDTVNTASRMESTGAPWRIHISQATKDRLTQAGGYNIEYRGTTDVKGKGKMPTYWLLGKEGFDKKLPTPPPFGEDHGLDDSLVVKNSLNDGQAESKHLRRTLLANNRNYSIHDEEDDEDNINEKGKDNGNVKIVEGNSSNASSFETSETKKVNVSVHDEKTLEKSNSLKSTEDLFEMLKNERMNQKPAEFNDITIKKSTSSDTQISSNILAVSDTETTATILGASTTSLTSIASSVALSFRSAAASKHRRLVGGIDENDLSTPYNRYRCLSPNEHNRSSSGRLLKRQFSLDRGDEPVSIAIQEPTNQRTIQRLFKQNSAGAANDLERIEEVPSTPGHISQRFRHTASVTLSVESLTTH, from the exons ATGGAAAATAGTTTGCTATTCTATCAGATCGCGC cTACGGTGCTTTGCTTGCCCCTGAACGACGATTCAACGAATCGTATTTTGACCGAGCTGGATGTATCACGGGATTCGAGCATGTTGACTTCCATGATTCTGATGATCCACACAGAAGATAATGATCTGTTTCTTCCGCAGATTGTGCCTACGGCATCGCCACTTGAGACGCCAATTTCACTTTCGTTTACAAGTACTCAGTCTTCCAACTTTTCTCCTTCAGACCTTCCCCGAACTTATACGATCGTAGATCAAAGAACGGATGAGGGAAGTGCGAAAATGAATCCATCTCAACGATATGTACCCTCACAAAATCTCAGTGGTACCACGTTAGACAATCTGCTTATATTAATGCCACTCGATCAAAG ATACGATATTCAAGAGATGTTAAATGGCACAGAGTATTACACGCAACCGACATTAATCGAACGTTTAAACGAATCACTCGGCATTATGATGCACGATAATGGTACTataaattcttataataataaaatttacactTATGTTGTAATGGATTGGCGTGTCGATAAGTGGGAACCTATTATGATGATATctgaagagaaggaaggtTTAACAGTAAAAAGATTAACTACCAACGCTCCCGCCTTTTTCACAgtagaaaatatcgattttattcctTGCGATGCTGATAATGATTGCACaa ATGGTCTATTGGAGGTATCCGTCCATGCTACACATATCGTAGCTGCCATTTTGGGATCTTTATTCTTCGcttttcttcttgtcttcCTAGCAATATTTATCCG AAAACAACTACTCAAAAATAGAATATCAGAAGGCCCCTATAAGATTATTCTAACGGCATCCGATTTCGTCTTTCCGCAGACTAATCACACGGATTCAAAAACG GTTGATAAGGGGGTCGAAACAATGCTATGCTGCTGGTTGCAGCCGTTGCAGGAGTTTGGTGGACCAAAAGTTGAGAAACCTGATTTGCTTCAAGTAGGCACCGTCGGTTCCCACAGGCCCTATCTACAAACTAGTACGGGAAATTTAGCGAGACAAACTTTCTTCAAGGTCCGACGTGCtatgtataat gGTGATTTGGTTCAACTGAAGGAATTATCCTGTCAAGGTACATTCGAATTGAAGAATAAAACAATGGGCGTTTTAgttacg ATTCATGGCCTACGTCACGAAAACCTCAATCCCCTTATTGGATGCCTGAATGAACCGACAAGACCATGCCTTGTATCGGAATATTGTTCAAGAGGATCGTTAGAAGATGTACTGGTTCAAGACGAGATCAAACTTGATTGGTCATTTAGATTGTCTTTACTTACGGACTTAGTGCgg GGTATGAGATATCTTCACGGTACACCGATTAGGGTTCACGGTTACCTTACATCACGGAACTGTGTAATCGATGCACGTTGGGTCCTTAAGATTACTGATTATGGCCTTCCAGCATTTTACGAAGCTCAAAACATGTCATCACCTTCAAAATTATTTCGCG ATCTTTTGTGGACAGCACCAGAATTACTTAGAGATGTGAATCTTCGAAAGAAAGGTACTCAACCAGGTGATGTTTATAGTTTTGGTATCATCATGCAAGAGGTCATTGTACGCGGCGAACCATTTTGTATGTTAGCTTTATCTCCCGAAG ATATAATAGAGAAAGTGATGAGTCCACCACCATTGATTAGGCCATCCGTTAGTAAAGGTGCAGCACCACCAGAAGCTATTAATATAATGCGACAATGTTGGGCCGAATCTCCGGACATGAGACCTGATTTTAACTGTGTCCATGATTTATTCAAGAAACTAAATTATGGCAG gaaagtaaatttcattgatactATGTTCCAATTGTTGGAAAAGTATTCAAATAATTTGGAAGAATTGATACGTGAACGTACGGAACAACTCgatatggagaaaaaaaagacggaaCAGCTGTTAAATCGGATGTTACCAAA CTCGGTGgcggaaaaattgaaattgggCATCCCCGTTGACCCTGAAGAATTTCGCGAAGTCACCATCTACTTTTCGGATATTGTAGGTTTCACGACAATCTCCGCTCATTCAACACCTTTTCAAGTAGTAGATTTACTTAACGACCTGTATACGTGTTTTGATGCAACCATTAATGCATATGCTGTTTATAAG GTGGAAACCATAGGAGATGCTTATATGGTAGTTGGAGGATGTCCAGTTAGAATTCCTGATCATGCCACTCAAGTGGCTACCATGGCACTTGATTTGTTACATCAAAGTGGAAGATTTAAAATAAGGCATCTGCCACAGatgcaattaaaattaagaatCGGTCTTCATACCG GTCCTTGCTGCGCTGGAGTTGTCGGTTTAACAATGCCACGTTATTGCTTATTCGGTGATACTGTAAATACTGCATCGAGAATGGAATCAACGGGTGCACCATGGCGTATACACATTAGTCAAGCAACGAAAGATCGATTAACGCAAGCTGGCggatataatatcgaatatcgtGGTACTACAGATgttaaaggaaaaggaaaaatgccAACTTATTGGTTACTGGGGAAGGAAGGCTTTGACAAGAAACTGCCAACACCTCCACCTTTCGg AGAGGATCATGG ATTGGATGACAGTCTAGTAGTAAAGAACTCATTGAACGATGGGCAAGCAGAATCAAAACATCTACGACGCACATTACTcgcaaataatagaaattatagcATACacgatgaagaagatgatgaagacaATATcaatgagaaaggaaaagacaatGGTAATGTGAAAATTGTTGAAGGGAATTCTTCGAACGCCTCTTCATTTGAAACGTcagaaacaaagaaagttAATGTATCTGTACATGATGAAAAAACACTTGAAAAGagtaattcattaaaatcaaCGGAGGATCTATTTGAAATGTTGAAAAATGAACGTATGAATCAAAAACCGGCTGAATTTAATGATATAACTATTAAGAAAAGTACATCCAGTGATACACAAATTTCAAGTAATATATTAGCAGTATCCGATACAGAAACAACTGCGACAATCTTAGGCGCTTCAACTACTTCTTTGACATCAATTGCTAGCTCTGTTGCTTTATCTTTTCGATCAGCTGCAGCGAGTAAACATAGAAGGCTCGTCGGTGGTATCGATGAGAACGATCTTAGTACACCATATAATCGCTACAGATGTCTTTCTCCTAACGAACACA aCAGAAGTTCTAGTGGTCGGTTGTTGAAAAGGCAATTTAGTTTAGACAGAGGTGACGAGCCTGTATCTATTGCCATTCAAGAGCCAACAAATCAGAGAACAATTCAACgactttttaaacaaaatagtGCAGGAGCAGCAAATGATTTAGAAAGGATCGAGGAAGTACCATCTACTCCTGGACATATTTCACAAAGATTTCGTCACACAGCATCGGTTACACTATCTGTTGAATCTTTAACGACCCATTAA